One window of the Bos indicus isolate NIAB-ARS_2022 breed Sahiwal x Tharparkar chromosome 15, NIAB-ARS_B.indTharparkar_mat_pri_1.0, whole genome shotgun sequence genome contains the following:
- the LOC109568960 gene encoding olfactory receptor 51G1-like, with translation MAVPINNSASNFFFILMDFPGLETAHCWTAIPVCFIYVLFLLGNTTILYIVKSVPSLHTPMYLFLSMLSVADLGLAVSTLPSMAAVFLLGQRKVGAATCFVQLFFIHTCSVIESAVLLAMAFDRCVAIREPLRYATILTAKCIGATGLASVTRSAALHLPLPVLLGRLQFPPVNALSHSYCVHPDVLRLASSSTVVNSGLGLFVMLSTLGLDAVFILLSYVMILKTVLSIASNAGRLKALNTCISHICAVLLFYTPLISLSVIHRFGKKKLPVQIYMLLSYLHFLVPPMLNPIVYTVKTKEIRARILKMLQPSKL, from the coding sequence ATGGCAGTTCCTATCAACAATAGTGCCAGCAATTTCTTCTTCATACTGATGGATTTCCCAGGACTGGAGACTGCTCATTGCTGGACAGCTATTCCTGTCTGCTTCATCTATGTTCTCTTTCTGCTGGGCAACACCACCATACTGTACATTGTCAAGTCTGTTCCCAGCCTCCACACTCCCATGTACCTCTTCCTCTCCATGCTCTCAGTGGCTGACCTGGGCCTCGCAGTTTCCACACTCCCTTCCATGGCAGCTGTTTTTCTCCTGGGCCAGAGGAAGGTGGGAGCTGCAACCTGCTTTGTGCAACTCTTCTTCATCCACACATGCTCAGTAATTGAGTCAGCTGTGCTGTTGGCCATGGCTTTTGACCGCTGTGTGGCTATCCGAGAGCCCTTACGCTATGCCACCATCCTGACAGCCAAGTGCATCGGGGCCACTGGGCTGGCCAGTGTGACCCGTAGTGCTGCCCTCCACCTGCCCCTGCCTGTACTCCTTGGAAGACTGCAATTCCCACCTGTGAATGCACTGTCACATTCCTACTGTGTTCACCCTGATGTTCTGAGGCTGGCCAGTTCCAGCACAGTTGTGAACAGTGGCCTTGGGCTCTTTGTGATGCTCTCCACATTGGGGCTGGATGCGGTCTTCATTCTCCTCTCCTATGTGATGATTTTGAAGACAGTATTGAGCATTGCTTCCAATGCTGGACGACTGAAAGCCCTCAATACTTGCATTTCCCATATTTGTGCTGTACTATTATTTTACACCCCACTGATCAGCCTGTCTGTGATCCATCGCTTTGGGAAAAAGAAGCTGCCAGTTCAGATATACATGCTTCTCTCCTATTTGCACTTTCTTGTACCTCCAATGCTCAACCCAATTGTCTACACTGTCAAAACCAAAGAGATTCGAGCACGCATTCTGAAGATGCTCCAACCCAGTAAACTCTGA